Part of the Sulfuricurvum kujiense DSM 16994 genome, TCAGGGTCGAGGGGATAGAGATTGTCCTCACCATTACGGTCGGTGTCGCAAAATCGACGGAGCAGGTACTGGAACATGCCACTGCCGCGCTTAAGCAGGCGAAGCGCAATCGGCACAGTTTGGAGATTTTCTCCAGTGAATCAAAACAGGAGCAGGAGAATAACATCGCTTGGTACAAACGGATCAAAGAGGCGATAGAAGATTCTCGGATTGTCCCCTATTTTCAGCCGATCGTTGATAATGAAAGCGGAAAAATCATAAAATACGAAGCTCTTATACGACTTGTAGACGTGGATGGCAGTATTGTTTCACCCTATCAATTTTTAGAAATTGCGAAAAAAACAAAACTTTATCCCGAGTTGACCAAAATGATGATTACCAAGGTGGTGAAACTGTTTAAAGACTCTGCGTTTCCGGTAAGTTTGAATCTTTCGACGCAAGATCTTACAAACCATGACTTAGCCGATTTTTTAGAGGAAACAATCCATGAAAACGGAGTAGGGCAATTGATGATTTTCGAAATCTTAGAGAGCGAGGGGATTGAAAACTATAGCTCCGTAAGCGAGTTTGTGGATCGTTTCAAAGCGATCGGATGCCGTTTTGCAATCGATGATTTCGGTTCGGGATACTCAAATTTCGACCATTTGCTTAAACTCAATATCGATACCTTGAAAATTGACGGTTCGTTGATTAAAAATCTGCCGCACAACCGTAACGCACAGATTTTCGTTAAACATATCTGTGATTTTGCCCACGAGATGGGGATCAAAGTGATCGCAGAGTTTGTGGCGAACGAAGCAATCTTTCATCAGGTTAAAGCGATCGGTATCGATGCATCGCAAGGATACTATTTTTATGAACCATCCCCTATAGTAGTCGGAGGAAACTAAAGATGGGAAGCAGCTATATCGGTCGTCAGCCTATTGTTAATGAACGGGGGGCCTTATTCGCTTATGATCTTTTTTCTTCCGCGCAAAGCGCAAGCGAACACGCAACGGAAACACTGGTCAATGATCTTCAAAGTTCATTCGGAATTGATAAAATTATCGGAAAACGGCTCGGGTTTATTCGTGCGGATCATCAGTTTATATTTCATGAGCTTTTTGGACTTTTACCGAAAGAGAGTATCGTTTATGCGGTGTTGGAAGAGAGTGTTGTTGATAAGGAGCTATGCGACTCATTAGAAAAGCTTAGGGGACAAGGATACCGTTTTGCGCTCAATGACTTTGCCTATACGCCTGAAAATATAGAGAAATTTTCTCCTTTGTTCCCATATTTGGAGTATGTTAAGATCGATATCCCCCGCAGTCCCCGGATTAAACGAGAGGATGTAGAGCAGCTCAAACAACAGGAATTGACCGTAATCGGAGCAAAAATCGAGTCTCATGATATCCATGCACAGTGTGTCGCCAAAGGGTTTTCGTATTTTCAGGGGTATTTCATCTCAAAGCCGAAAGTTCTTGAAAACCCTTCCTTTTCACTTGATCAAACGGCAGTTATTCAGTTATGGAACATGCTCCAAAGCGATGCGGATATTAATGCGTTGGTGAAAGCGTTTGAACTGAACCACATGGTGAGTTTAAAACTGATCCGTTTTGTAAATTCAGCCGTATTCGCACTCCGTAACCCTGTTTCATCCGTCCGTCATGTGCTTACACTAATGGGGAGAGAACCTCTGGCACGCTGGATAATGCTGCTGATGTTTTCCGAAGCGAAGGAATCGGATCAAAATAATATCCCCCTAATGCTAATGGTAGTGAACCGGACAGAACTGATGACGCAGTTATTGACGTTGATCAAACCGAATGCGACGGAATCGCAACAGGCAACCGCCTATTTTGTCGGAATGCTCTCTTTGATCCATCTTCTTTTTAATATTCCCCACCGCGAAGCTCTCAAGAAGCTAAACGTTACCCCCGAAATCGAACGAGCGCTGTTTGAAGGGGACGGTTTTTACGGCGAGCTATTGACAACGGTACGTTCAATCGAGATGCTCGATACCGAGGGAATAGACAAGTTTTTAGAGAAACATTCTCTAGAACGCGAAGTATTGGAACCGCTGATCGCTTCGGCTATGGAAAAAGTAAATCAGTTTGATGAGGCGATGGGATAAATCAGTAATTAAATGTGTTTGCTTTATACTTCCAAAAAAATTAAACAAGGTAAAAGATGGTTATAGTGAATAGTTCTCTCCAGTCTCCATCACCGATGGAATCGACTCAAGTTGCAAAATCTGCTCTTCAGACAAACAAGTCTCTCGATGATGCGATTATAGAGTTCAATACACAAGAAGTGCAAAAAAATAGCAGCAGATTTCAGGAAAATCTTTCCGTTATGGCAGCTCAAATGACAGGCAAGGGATTGAATTTGGATATTAGAGGATAGTTTAGGCCAATTATGCCTAAGTTTGAAAAGATCCACCCCCTTCATACACATTTTTATCATATTGATTAAAATTTAATCAATATTTCTCATTACGGTTGAATAAATTATATTATAATTTTTGCAAGTAGAAAATTCGGGAAGATTATATCTTCCAATATTGTTCAATAAATGGATGCTAGGGTTCCGACTGCAAAGTGCTGGTCCGAGAGTATCCGGCCTCGTAAGCGGCTACACGGAGGGATAAAAGCCCGGGAGAGAGATATTTCTCCCCGTTTTTTCTCGACTAACCGTTTAGGAGGATTTTATGAAACATTCACTCACACAGTGCACATCCGCTGCAGGCTCATCCAAACTAACATCACCAAAGCTTTCCACACGTATTTCTCTGGCTGTTTTGGCTCTTGCCGTTGCGTCGACTACTATGTTTGCCGCTCCGAAAACCAACTTTAAAGTTGCATGGACCATTTATGCGGGCTGGATGCCCTGGGATTACGGCGCCCGAAAAGGGATCGTCAAAAAATGGGCCGATAAATACGGTATTAAAATCGATGTCGTTCAGCTCAATGATTATGTAGAGTCGATCAATCAATACTCGGCGGGCTCGTTTGACGGGTGTGTCATGACCAATATGGATGCATTGACCATTCCGGCGGCGGGAGGGGTAGATTCAACTGCCGTAATTATCGGTGACTACTCAAACGGAAATGACGGGATCGTTTCAAAAAGTGCTAATAGCATGAAAGATCTTAAAGGTCAGAAAATCAATCTGGTCGAGTATTCGGTATCACATTATCTGTTGGAACGGGGATTGGCATCTGCAGGCTTGAAGGCTAAAGACGTCAAAACAATCAATACATCGGATGCGGATATCGTTTCGGCATTCAATTCTCCTTCTATGAAAAATGTGGTGACATGGAACCCGCAGCTTGGGGAAGTGAAAAAAGTTAAAAATGCCAAGCTTTTGTTTGATTCCAGCAAAATTCCCGGCGAGATCATCGATATGATGGTTGTAAATACCCAAACTTTGAAAGAGAACCCGAAATTGGGCAAAGCATTAACGGGGGCATGGTTTGAAATCATGGGAATCATGTCGAAAAACGATGCAAAAGGTATTGAAGCGCGTACGTTGATGGCTAAAGCTTCGGGAGCATCACTCAAAGAGTACCAAGCACAGCTTGCAACCACCAAAATGTTATACGGCCGGCGAAGCTGTGAAATTTACCGAAGATCCAAAACTGATCACAACCATGGGAGAAGTGAGCAAGTTTTCGTTTGCACACGGATTATTGGGAGACAAAGCTAAGAATGACGGCTTCATCGGTATGACGTTTCCATCAAACAAATCGATCGGAAATACGAAAAATGTCAAACTCCGATTTAATTCAGAGTTTATGAAACAAGCGGCAGAAGGGAAACTGTAATCCATGCGTTTGATCAATCTGAATGCTGGACGGTTTTCACCGCTTTTAAAAATATTGCCGTTTGTGATTCTCGGATTGGTCTATTGGATTGCTGCAGATGCGCGTCACGCCCTAAATCCGGAAGACAAGCTTCTTCCGACATTTGAAGCGATCGGCGAAGCGGTAAAAACGATGGTCATGGAACCGGATGAATTAACCGAAGAGCCGATTTTGTACACCGATACGGTTGCGAGTCTGAACCGGATTGCACAAGGATTGGGGATTGCTACGGCTGTCGGCCTGATATTGGGGATCGTACAGGGGACGTTACCTCTGTTTCGTTCACTTCTTTCCCCGTTTTCGGCAGCAGTATCGTTAATACCGCCGATCGCGATATTGCCAATACTGTTGATCATTTTCGGGCTGGAAGAATCGGCTAAAGTGGCGCTGATCGCTATCGGTGTGGCTCCGTTTCTGATCCGTGATACGCAGCAGCGTTCCATGGAACTTTCCGAAGAGCTCTTGATCAAGGTGCAAACCTTGGGGGCATCGACATGGCAGATCATTCTGCGTGTCGTTTTACCCCATGTTATGCCACGTCTGCTGGATGCGCTCAGACTTTCACTGGGTGCGGCATGGCTTTTTCTCATTACGGCGGAAGCGATCGCGTCTTCGGAAGGTTTGGGATACCGTATCTTTTTGATGCGCCGCTACATGGAGATGGATGTCATTTTACCGTACGTCGCGTGGATCACGCTGCTGGCATTTCTTATGGACTGGATACTTGCGGTGATCATTCGCAGAGCATTTCCATGGTATCGGAAGGAGAAATAATGAGTTATTTGCAAATCCGTAATGTATGGAAAACCTACGATGATAACGTCATTCTTGAAAAACTCAATTTCACGATCGAAAAAGGGGAATTTTGTACCCTTATCGGACCGTCAGGATGCGGAAAAAGCACCTTTTTGCGAATGCTTTTAGGGAAGGAGAGCCCGACTCGCGGGACAATTTTGCTTGAGGGCGAGCCGCTCTCGAATGAGCCGGGGAGCGACAGAGGTGTCGTATTTCAAAAATACACCCTGTTCCCGCATCTAAGAGCATTGGAAAACGTGATGCTGGGACTGGAGATGGAACACTCTGCATTTCTGGGCAAAGCGTTCGGAAGCGCACGCCGCCGGATTAAAGAGGAAGCGATGGAGATGATCAAAGCGGTAGGGTTGGAGCAATCGGCGCACAAGTACCCTTCTGAACTCTCAGGAGGGATGCAGCAGCGTCTCTCTATCGCTCAGGCTTTGGTGAAAAAGCCGAAGATATTGTTGCTGGATGAGCCGTTCGGCGCACTTGATCCTGGAAGCCGATCCGATATGCAGGAGCTGGTTCACGGATTATGGCAGACCTACGGGCTGACCGCATTTATGGTGACACATGATGTCAAAGAGGCTTTTGAGCTCGGCACCAGATTGCTGGTGTTTGATAAAGTCCGTAACGATCCGCACTCACCGAATGCCTACGGCGCTACGGTCGTCAATGATATAAAACTTGATAAAAATAAACGAAAAAATAAAGGAGAAGGGCATGTCGACCATGATGAAACCATTATCGCCTGAGACTATCCTCTTTGATGAGGTACTGCCGGGCGGAGGACGCTGGAGCAAGATCATTCGCAAAGGTCAGGTGCTTCGAATCCTGAATACCGAAGCGACAAGCGGCCTTTCGGCCCTTTTTTATAACGTCCATGAACGGACCGAGCGCTATAACGCGGCCGATACGGTCAAGATTCAATATAACGCGTATCTAAAGCAAGGCAAAGCACTCTATTCGGACATGGGCCGTATTTTGATGTCGATTATTGAAGACAGTTGTGAGACGCACGATACGGTGTGCGGTTATACCATGGCAGCCGATGTCGAAAAACTTTGCGGACTCGGAAACTATCAGGCCAAGCGTAATTGCTATTACAAAAACGATTTTGATAATTTCCTCGTGGAAGTAGGAAAATACGGGATGGGACGCCGCGATATCATGCCGTGTCTCAACCTTTTCGCCGATGCGAAGATCGGTGAACGCGGAGAACTGATCTTCCGAGAGGACACTGTGCCTGCGGGGAGCTTTATCGAACTGCGTGCCGAGATGGATGTCCTCGTAATCCTGTCAAATACCGTGCATGTGCTGAGCACCAATGAAACGTACGATGTCAAACCGGTGAATCTGACCGTCTATCAGGGAGATGCCGTGGCAGAAGATGATATATGTGTGATTGATTCGGAGCGAAGCGAGCGCGCATTTGTCAACACCAGAAATTATATGAAACAGTTTACTCAAGGAGGCGGAAATGTCTGAGATGATTACGGTCGATTTGACTTTGAATGAACCTATCTATGATGAGACGATACCTGCCGGAGAGCCTTGGTACCATGTTGTGAAAGCGGGCGAAGTGCTGCGGATCGTCGATTTGGAAGGGTGCCAGGCTGTGGATACCCTTTTTTACAATGCCAATGACGTCACAGAACGCTACAGCGCTCCTCAAACCATCGTACGACAAAAGAACATCTTTGTCGAAACGGGTACCGAACTCGTTTCCAATTTGGGAAATACGATGATGAAAGTGATCAGCGATACCTGCGGGCGCCACGATACACTGGGCGGTGCATGCAGTGCCGAGAGCAATACGGTTCGCTACGCGCTGGATAAACTCGATATGCATTCGTGCCGGGACAATTATCTTTTGGCATTGGGACAAATGGGGATGGACAAGCGCGATCTCGTGAGCAATATCAATTTTTTCATGAATGTGCCGGTCGAAGCGGACGGGACACTGGCCATCATAGACGGGATTTCCACCCCCGGCAGTACGATCGAATTGATCGCATTGATGGATACCCTGGTATTGATCTCGAACTGTCCGCAGCTTAATAACCCGTGCAATGCGTTCAATCCTACACCGGTAAGACTGAGCATCTATAAACCTTTTTAATAACAGATTTCTGCCTCGATGAGGCAAGCTTTAATGCCATAGGCCAGCGTAGCATATCGGGGTTCATGCGTCCTTTATGGCGTCGCTCCGATTGCGTTCAAAATTTATGTATAGATTATGATGTGAGGAAAAAAAATGTTTGCTAAAGTACTGATAGCTAACCGTGGAGAGATAGCGTGCCGTATTATCCGTACTCTCAAGAAAATGAAGATCGCTTCTGTCGCGGTCTATTCGCATGCCGATGCCGGATCACTTCATGTGATGATGGCGGATGAAGCGATATGTTTGGGGGAGCCGCCTGCAAAAGAGAGTTATCTGGATGTAGAGAAAATTATCCAAGCGGCGAAAGAGACGGGTGCCGATGCGATTCATCCCGGATACGGTTTTTTGAGTGAAAATGCAGCATTCTCACGTCGATGTGCGCAAGAGGGGATCGTGTTTATCGGACCGACACCGAAGCATATGGAAGATTTTGGACTGAAACATACCGCCCGTTCTATGGCAAAAGCTCAAAATGTTCCGCTTTTACCGGGTACCGAGCTTCTTGAAAATGTGCAGGAAGCATTGCGTGCCGCTCAAGAGATCGGCTATCCGGTCATGCTCAAAAGTACGGCCGGTGGCGGGGGAATCGGAATGCAGCTGTGCTACGGTGCCGAAGATCTTGAAAACGGTTTCGAATCGGTCGGCCGTCTCAGCAAGAGCAACTTTTCGCAAGGGGGGATCTACCTCGAAAAATTCGTAGCCTCTGCACGCCACATCGAGGTACAGATATTCGGTGACGGAAAAGGGGATGTGATCGCTTTGGGTGAGCGGGACTGCTCGCTTCAGCGCCGTAACCAAAAAGTGATCGAAGAGACACCGGCCCCAGGATTATCCGAAGAGGTTCGTGATGCATTACGCAGTGCAGCAGTCAATTTGGCCCGTTCGGCATCGTATAAATCGGCCGGAACAGTAGAGTTCGTCTACGATACGACGGAAGAAAAGTTCTATTTTCTGGAAGTGAATACAAGATTACAGGTCGAACACGGGGTAACCGAAGAGATATTCGGAGTAGATTTGGTCGAGTGGATGATACTTGAAGCTGCCGGAGAGCTGGGCGATGTGCTGAAAAAAAGCTATACGCCGAGCGGACACTCGATTCAGGTGAGGGTTTATGCGGAAGATCCGTTGAAAAACTTTCAACCGAGTTCGGGGGTACTCAGTGAAGTTGTTTTTTCGGAAAATATCCGATGCGAGACATGGATCGAGCGCGGGAGTGCCATTTCACCGTATTATGACCCGATGATTGCCAAATTGATCGTACACTCTTCCAGCCGTGACGAAGCAATCGAAGCGATGAAGAGCGCATTGAGCGAGACGACACTGTATGGGATCGTTACCAATATCGGATATTTGAAAAGTGTTCTGGACGAAGAGGTATTTGCAAAAGGGGAACAGACTACGAAATATCTGGGGACGCTCAATTATTCCCCTGCTATTGTCGAAGTGATCAAGCCGGGGACCCATACGACGGTTCAATCCGCACCGGGACGGATCGGTTACTGGGATATCGGTGTTCCCCCCTCGGGTCCTATGGACTCACTCTCGTTTCGTCTGGGGAACCGACTGCTAGGGAACGATGAAAAAGCACCCGGTTTGGAAATGACGGTAACGGGTTCGACGCTGAAGTTTCATTTTCCGACACGGATCGTGCTGACCGGAGCCGCGATGAAAGCTCAGCTCAACGGAGCGGAAGCGGCTTATTGGGAAACCATCGAAATTTCTGCAGGCGATATCCTGAAAATGGGGATTATCGAAGGAGCGGGCGCCCGTACCTATCTGCTTATTGACGGTGGATTTGACGTTCCCGAGTATCTGGGGAGTACGGCGACATTTACGCTGGGTGAATTCGGCGGCCATGCAGGGAGAATCCTGCAGATCGGCGATCAGCTCAGTACCCACCGATCCGATGAGAAAAAATTTCAGGCAGTCCTCGACGCCGCATTACGCCCGCAAATGGCCAAAGAGTGGAAAATCGGGGTGATTTACGGACCTCACGGAGCACCTGATTTTTTCAAAGAGGAGTACATTGAAACGTTTTTTGCTACCGATTGGGAGGTGCACTACAACTCCAACCGTACCGGAGTCCGGCTCATCGGTCCTAAACCGCTTTGGGCGCGGGAGGATGGAGGAGAAGCAGGATTGCATCCTTCCAATCTGCATGATAACGCTTATGCGATCGGTACGGTCGATTTTACCGGTGATATGCCGGTCATTTTAGGCCCTGACGGTCCCAGTCTGGGAGGGTTTGTCTGCCCGGTAACGATTGTGGGTGCGGAGCTGTGGAAAATGGGGCAGTTAGGCCCCAAAGACAGAGTCCGTTTCATTCCGATGACGTACGATGATGCCGTTAAGATGGAACGTGATTTAGAAGCGAAGATCGCAGGACTTGAGGGGACATTGCCATCTCTGCCGGCTCCGACCGTCACGAATCCGGTGGTAGCGGAAATCGCTGCCAACGATCGTCATGACGCGGTGAAAATACGGCTGTCGGGCGACCATTATATCCTGATCGAGTTCGGTCCGATGGAGCTTGATCTGACATTGCGTTTTCAGGTTCATGAACTGATGCGCCGGCTCAAAGCTGACAATGATGTCCGTTTGATCGATCTCACGCCGGGGATCCGCTCATTACAGATCCATTATGAGAGCCAAACACTCTCATTGACGGAACTATTGGAAAAAGTTAAGGGAGAACTTTCACGAATGCCGGCAACTCGGGATATCATCGTTCCGAGCCGTACGGTGTATCTTCCGTTGTCTTGGGATGACCCCTCAACGAAACTGGCGATCGAGAAATATATGCAGTCGGTACGTGACGATGCACCGTGGTGCCCGAGCAACATCGAATTCATCCGACGGATGAACGGTTTGAATGGCATCGAGGATGTCCAGAATATCCTTTTTGAAGCGGAATATCTGATCATGGGTCTCGGGGATGTTTATCTGGGTGCTCCGGTAGCGGTTCCCGTCGATCCGCGTCACCGTCTTGTGACGACCAAATACAATCCAGCCCGTACGTGGACACCGGAAAATGCGGTAGGAATCGGCGGAACGTATATGTGTGTTTACGGGATGGAAGGACCCGGCGGATATCAGTTCGTCGGACGGACGGTACAGATGTGGAACCGATATAAATCGACAACCGATTTTAAACTGGGCAAGCCGTGGCTATTGGAATTTTTCGACCGTATCCGATTCTATCCCGTCTCGCAGAATGAATTGGCACAAATGCGAAAAGATTTCATCAACGGGACGTTTTCATTGCGGATTGAAGAGGGAGAATTCTCCTTGGCAGAGTATCTCGAGTTTTTAGAGACGAACAGAGAATCGATCGATGCATTCAAAACAATCCAGCAAGAATCGTTCAACGCCGAACGCCAACGATGGGAGGCTTCAGGGATTTCGGCTTATGTCAGCGAAACACTCGAAACGGACGATGAGAGCGATTTCGCTGAAATTCCTGAGGGGTGCGAAGCGGTTTCGAGTTTTCTTTCCGGAAATGTATGGGAAATTTCGGTTAAAGCAGGGGACACAGTCCGTGAGGGGGATACGCTTGTGATTATCGAAGCGATGAAATCGGAAGTGATGATCGAGTCACCTGTTGCGGGGGAAGTGGTCGAAGTATTATGCGTACAGGGCGATACCGTTCATACGGGTCATACTCTTGTCATCATTAAAACAGAAGGTGTGTAATGAACAGCTGGATTTTACTGGCTCTGGCAATTTTATTAGAAGTTGCCGGGACGACATCAATGAAACTTTCAGACGGAATGCAAAAGATATTTCCTACGGTGATGATTTTCATTTTTTATGCGATGGCGTTTGTACTGATGCCGTTTGTGATGAAAAAAATTGAGATGAGTACGGTGTATGCGATCTGGACGGGTGCGGGGACGGTAATGGTGACAGTGATAGGGATTGCCTATTTCAGCGAATCTTCCAATCCGATCAAACTGGCCAGTATTGCATTGATCGCATTTGGAGTTGTTGGTCTGCATTTTGCCGAACGCAGTTCACAAGGAGGGTTAGGATGAGAGAGTTGAAAACGATAGGTGATTATCTGCATCAGTATCGGGTAGAAGGTCGTGGCGTCAGAGAAGTAATTCAGAGTTGTCTTGACAAATCGAGTATGTTTGATGATAAAAACATTTGGATTGCCAAAGCGGATACATCATTTCTGGAACCGTATTTCCTCCGTTTGGAAGGGTGTGATCCTGCCTCATTGCCGCTATACGGAGTTCCGTTTGCGGTAAAAGACAACATCGATATTGCAGGGATGAACACAACGGCCGGATGTGCGGAATTTTCCTATCTTCCGAGCGAACATGCGTTTGTGGTCAAACAGCTGATTGAAGCCGGTGCGATTCCGATCGGCAAGACCAATCTGGACCAGTTTGCGTCAGGGCTTGTCGGGACACGAAGCCCTTATGGAGAGGGGATTAATCTATTTAATCCCGATTACGTCTCCGGAGGGTCGAGTTCAGGGTCAGCATTGGCCGTGACTGCGGGGATCGTCCCTTTTTCGCTGGGAACCGATACGGCAGGATCGGGCCGCGTTCCTGCCGCGTTCGGAAACATCGTCGGGTTAAAACCGACACGG contains:
- a CDS encoding DMT family transporter, whose protein sequence is MNSWILLALAILLEVAGTTSMKLSDGMQKIFPTVMIFIFYAMAFVLMPFVMKKIEMSTVYAIWTGAGTVMVTVIGIAYFSESSNPIKLASIALIAFGVVGLHFAERSSQGGLG
- the uca gene encoding urea carboxylase, which codes for MFAKVLIANRGEIACRIIRTLKKMKIASVAVYSHADAGSLHVMMADEAICLGEPPAKESYLDVEKIIQAAKETGADAIHPGYGFLSENAAFSRRCAQEGIVFIGPTPKHMEDFGLKHTARSMAKAQNVPLLPGTELLENVQEALRAAQEIGYPVMLKSTAGGGGIGMQLCYGAEDLENGFESVGRLSKSNFSQGGIYLEKFVASARHIEVQIFGDGKGDVIALGERDCSLQRRNQKVIEETPAPGLSEEVRDALRSAAVNLARSASYKSAGTVEFVYDTTEEKFYFLEVNTRLQVEHGVTEEIFGVDLVEWMILEAAGELGDVLKKSYTPSGHSIQVRVYAEDPLKNFQPSSGVLSEVVFSENIRCETWIERGSAISPYYDPMIAKLIVHSSSRDEAIEAMKSALSETTLYGIVTNIGYLKSVLDEEVFAKGEQTTKYLGTLNYSPAIVEVIKPGTHTTVQSAPGRIGYWDIGVPPSGPMDSLSFRLGNRLLGNDEKAPGLEMTVTGSTLKFHFPTRIVLTGAAMKAQLNGAEAAYWETIEISAGDILKMGIIEGAGARTYLLIDGGFDVPEYLGSTATFTLGEFGGHAGRILQIGDQLSTHRSDEKKFQAVLDAALRPQMAKEWKIGVIYGPHGAPDFFKEEYIETFFATDWEVHYNSNRTGVRLIGPKPLWAREDGGEAGLHPSNLHDNAYAIGTVDFTGDMPVILGPDGPSLGGFVCPVTIVGAELWKMGQLGPKDRVRFIPMTYDDAVKMERDLEAKIAGLEGTLPSLPAPTVTNPVVAEIAANDRHDAVKIRLSGDHYILIEFGPMELDLTLRFQVHELMRRLKADNDVRLIDLTPGIRSLQIHYESQTLSLTELLEKVKGELSRMPATRDIIVPSRTVYLPLSWDDPSTKLAIEKYMQSVRDDAPWCPSNIEFIRRMNGLNGIEDVQNILFEAEYLIMGLGDVYLGAPVAVPVDPRHRLVTTKYNPARTWTPENAVGIGGTYMCVYGMEGPGGYQFVGRTVQMWNRYKSTTDFKLGKPWLLEFFDRIRFYPVSQNELAQMRKDFINGTFSLRIEEGEFSLAEYLEFLETNRESIDAFKTIQQESFNAERQRWEASGISAYVSETLETDDESDFAEIPEGCEAVSSFLSGNVWEISVKAGDTVREGDTLVIIEAMKSEVMIESPVAGEVVEVLCVQGDTVHTGHTLVIIKTEGV
- a CDS encoding urea amidolyase associated protein UAAP1, with translation MSTMMKPLSPETILFDEVLPGGGRWSKIIRKGQVLRILNTEATSGLSALFYNVHERTERYNAADTVKIQYNAYLKQGKALYSDMGRILMSIIEDSCETHDTVCGYTMAADVEKLCGLGNYQAKRNCYYKNDFDNFLVEVGKYGMGRRDIMPCLNLFADAKIGERGELIFREDTVPAGSFIELRAEMDVLVILSNTVHVLSTNETYDVKPVNLTVYQGDAVAEDDICVIDSERSERAFVNTRNYMKQFTQGGGNV
- a CDS encoding urea amidolyase associated protein UAAP2, translated to MSEMITVDLTLNEPIYDETIPAGEPWYHVVKAGEVLRIVDLEGCQAVDTLFYNANDVTERYSAPQTIVRQKNIFVETGTELVSNLGNTMMKVISDTCGRHDTLGGACSAESNTVRYALDKLDMHSCRDNYLLALGQMGMDKRDLVSNINFFMNVPVEADGTLAIIDGISTPGSTIELIALMDTLVLISNCPQLNNPCNAFNPTPVRLSIYKPF
- a CDS encoding ABC transporter ATP-binding protein; protein product: MSYLQIRNVWKTYDDNVILEKLNFTIEKGEFCTLIGPSGCGKSTFLRMLLGKESPTRGTILLEGEPLSNEPGSDRGVVFQKYTLFPHLRALENVMLGLEMEHSAFLGKAFGSARRRIKEEAMEMIKAVGLEQSAHKYPSELSGGMQQRLSIAQALVKKPKILLLDEPFGALDPGSRSDMQELVHGLWQTYGLTAFMVTHDVKEAFELGTRLLVFDKVRNDPHSPNAYGATVVNDIKLDKNKRKNKGEGHVDHDETIIA
- a CDS encoding ABC transporter permease, with the translated sequence MRLINLNAGRFSPLLKILPFVILGLVYWIAADARHALNPEDKLLPTFEAIGEAVKTMVMEPDELTEEPILYTDTVASLNRIAQGLGIATAVGLILGIVQGTLPLFRSLLSPFSAAVSLIPPIAILPILLIIFGLEESAKVALIAIGVAPFLIRDTQQRSMELSEELLIKVQTLGASTWQIILRVVLPHVMPRLLDALRLSLGAAWLFLITAEAIASSEGLGYRIFLMRRYMEMDVILPYVAWITLLAFLMDWILAVIIRRAFPWYRKEK
- a CDS encoding EAL and HDOD domain-containing protein; protein product: MGSSYIGRQPIVNERGALFAYDLFSSAQSASEHATETLVNDLQSSFGIDKIIGKRLGFIRADHQFIFHELFGLLPKESIVYAVLEESVVDKELCDSLEKLRGQGYRFALNDFAYTPENIEKFSPLFPYLEYVKIDIPRSPRIKREDVEQLKQQELTVIGAKIESHDIHAQCVAKGFSYFQGYFISKPKVLENPSFSLDQTAVIQLWNMLQSDADINALVKAFELNHMVSLKLIRFVNSAVFALRNPVSSVRHVLTLMGREPLARWIMLLMFSEAKESDQNNIPLMLMVVNRTELMTQLLTLIKPNATESQQATAYFVGMLSLIHLLFNIPHREALKKLNVTPEIERALFEGDGFYGELLTTVRSIEMLDTEGIDKFLEKHSLEREVLEPLIASAMEKVNQFDEAMG
- a CDS encoding putative urea ABC transporter substrate-binding protein, with translation MKHSLTQCTSAAGSSKLTSPKLSTRISLAVLALAVASTTMFAAPKTNFKVAWTIYAGWMPWDYGARKGIVKKWADKYGIKIDVVQLNDYVESINQYSAGSFDGCVMTNMDALTIPAAGGVDSTAVIIGDYSNGNDGIVSKSANSMKDLKGQKINLVEYSVSHYLLERGLASAGLKAKDVKTINTSDADIVSAFNSPSMKNVVTWNPQLGEVKKVKNAKLLFDSSKIPGEIIDMMVVNTQTLKENPKLGKALTGAWFEIMGIMSKNDAKGIEARTLMAKASGASLKEYQAQLATTKMLYGRRSCEIYRRSKTDHNHGRSEQVFVCTRIIGRQS